Proteins found in one Vulgatibacter sp. genomic segment:
- the lepA gene encoding translation elongation factor 4 yields the protein MPAENAHIRNFSIIAHIDHGKSTLADCLLDRTGTVTEREAKEQLLDSMELERERGITIKAQTVRMNYRAKDGKDYVLNLIDTPGHVDFQYEVSRSLAACEGSLLVVDSTQGVEAQTLANVYLALEHDHEIVPVINKVDLPAADPEGVRAEIEEVIGLDASFAVPASAKMGIGIDEILEAVVARVPPPKGEVDKPTKALIFDSWYDSYRGVVMLVRVLEGRISNKQKVQLWSNKKQFEVQAVGYFRPKPIPSDELIAGEVGFLICNIKDVHDAKVGDTITDAVRPAETPFPGFKEIKPMVFSGIFPVESHEYENLRDALDKLKLNDAALTYEPEVSQALGFGFRCGYLGLLHMEIVQERLEREYNLDLITTAPSVVYKVHTVDGETLNIDNPSKLPAVQKIEHMEEPILTVNIHVPNEYVGAILKLCEDRRGVQKDLKYLGPKRVQITYELPMAEVVFDFFDKMKSATKGYASLDYELLGFQQSNLVKLDILVNAEPVDALSIIVHRDRAYQRGKDVCAKLREVIPRQMYEVAIQAAIGGKIISRETVKAMRKNVLAKCYGGDISRKRKLLEKQKEGKKRMKQVGTVEIPQEAFLAVLRAED from the coding sequence ATGCCCGCAGAAAACGCCCATATCCGCAATTTTTCGATCATCGCGCACATCGACCACGGGAAGTCCACCCTGGCCGACTGCCTCCTCGATCGCACCGGTACCGTCACCGAGCGCGAGGCGAAGGAGCAGCTGCTCGACTCCATGGAGCTCGAGCGGGAGCGCGGGATCACGATCAAGGCCCAGACCGTCCGGATGAACTACCGGGCGAAGGATGGGAAGGACTACGTCCTCAACCTGATCGACACGCCGGGCCACGTCGACTTCCAGTACGAGGTCTCCCGCTCGCTCGCAGCGTGCGAGGGCTCCCTCCTCGTCGTCGACTCCACCCAGGGCGTCGAGGCCCAGACCCTGGCCAACGTCTACCTGGCGCTGGAGCACGACCACGAGATCGTGCCGGTGATCAACAAGGTCGACCTGCCCGCGGCGGATCCCGAGGGCGTGCGCGCCGAGATCGAGGAGGTCATCGGCCTCGACGCCTCCTTCGCCGTGCCCGCCTCCGCCAAGATGGGGATCGGCATCGACGAGATCCTCGAGGCCGTGGTCGCCAGGGTGCCGCCGCCGAAGGGTGAGGTCGACAAGCCCACCAAGGCCCTGATCTTCGACTCCTGGTACGACTCGTACCGGGGCGTGGTGATGCTCGTCCGCGTGCTCGAGGGCAGGATCTCGAACAAGCAGAAGGTCCAGCTCTGGAGCAACAAGAAGCAGTTCGAGGTCCAGGCCGTCGGCTACTTCCGCCCCAAGCCGATCCCCTCCGACGAGCTCATCGCCGGCGAGGTGGGCTTCCTCATCTGCAACATCAAGGACGTCCACGACGCCAAGGTCGGCGACACGATCACCGACGCGGTGAGGCCGGCGGAGACGCCGTTCCCGGGCTTCAAGGAGATCAAGCCGATGGTCTTCTCGGGGATCTTCCCCGTGGAGAGCCACGAGTACGAGAACCTCCGCGACGCCCTCGACAAGCTCAAGCTCAACGACGCCGCGCTCACCTACGAGCCGGAGGTCTCCCAGGCGCTGGGCTTCGGCTTCCGCTGCGGCTACCTCGGCCTGCTCCACATGGAGATCGTGCAGGAGCGGCTCGAGCGCGAGTACAACCTCGACCTGATCACCACCGCGCCCAGCGTGGTCTACAAGGTCCACACGGTCGACGGCGAGACGCTCAACATCGACAACCCGTCGAAGCTCCCCGCCGTGCAGAAGATCGAGCACATGGAGGAGCCGATCCTCACCGTGAACATCCACGTGCCCAACGAGTACGTGGGTGCGATCCTCAAGCTCTGCGAGGATCGGCGCGGCGTGCAGAAGGATCTGAAGTACCTCGGGCCCAAGCGCGTGCAGATCACCTACGAGCTGCCCATGGCCGAGGTGGTCTTCGACTTCTTCGACAAGATGAAGTCGGCGACCAAGGGCTACGCCTCCCTCGACTACGAGCTCCTCGGCTTCCAGCAGTCGAACCTCGTCAAGCTCGACATCCTCGTGAACGCCGAGCCCGTCGACGCGCTCTCGATCATCGTCCACCGCGACCGCGCCTACCAGCGGGGCAAGGACGTCTGCGCCAAGCTGCGGGAGGTGATCCCGAGGCAGATGTACGAGGTTGCCATCCAGGCCGCCATCGGCGGGAAGATCATCTCCCGCGAGACGGTAAAGGCGATGCGCAAGAACGTGCTCGCCAAGTGCTACGGCGGCGACATCAGCCGCAAGCGCAAGCTGCTCGAGAAGCAGAAGGAAGGCAAGAAGCGGATGAAGCAGGTCGGCACCGTCGAGATTCCGCAGGAAGCCTTCCTCGCCGTGCTGCGGGCGGAGGACTGA
- the lepB gene encoding signal peptidase I gives MSKISSEATGVATSAPASAPAAGEKKREKEKPKGFFAAIKSIAPAVAVALAIRAFLFEPFSIPSGSMLPTLQIGDYVVVSKFAYGVRVPFTNEMLWQSDLPDRGDVIVFERPTPPSENLIKRVVGLPGEIVRIEGGVVFVDGVKQPRELLETAYPLDDYDERSRRWVATRADLYVEQLAQEDGSPEPHFVLEQVRGRAPDGPYQVPAGHVLVLGDNRDNSADSRVWGYVPLGHIRGRADVIGFSWGQDGLRTDRLFRGLDAEVPSGG, from the coding sequence TTGTCGAAGATCTCCAGCGAGGCCACCGGGGTGGCCACCAGCGCGCCTGCCTCGGCCCCCGCTGCGGGCGAGAAGAAGCGGGAGAAGGAGAAGCCGAAGGGCTTCTTCGCCGCCATCAAGTCGATCGCCCCTGCGGTCGCCGTGGCGCTGGCGATCCGCGCCTTCCTCTTCGAGCCCTTCTCGATCCCGTCGGGCTCGATGCTGCCCACGCTGCAGATCGGCGACTACGTCGTGGTGAGCAAATTCGCCTACGGCGTCCGCGTGCCCTTCACCAACGAGATGCTCTGGCAGAGCGATCTGCCCGACCGCGGCGACGTGATCGTCTTCGAGCGGCCGACGCCGCCCAGCGAGAACCTGATCAAGCGGGTGGTCGGCCTGCCCGGCGAGATCGTGCGGATCGAGGGTGGGGTGGTCTTCGTCGACGGGGTGAAGCAGCCCCGCGAGCTCCTCGAGACGGCCTATCCCCTCGACGACTACGACGAGCGCTCCCGGCGCTGGGTCGCCACCCGTGCCGACCTCTACGTGGAGCAGCTCGCGCAGGAGGACGGCTCGCCAGAGCCCCACTTCGTCCTCGAGCAGGTCCGCGGCAGGGCGCCCGACGGGCCCTACCAGGTCCCCGCAGGCCACGTCCTCGTCCTCGGCGACAACCGCGACAATTCGGCGGACTCCCGTGTCTGGGGCTACGTGCCCCTCGGCCACATCCGGGGCAGGGCCGACGTGATCGGCTTCTCCTGGGGCCAGGACGGTCTGCGGACCGATCGCCTCTTCCGCGGGCTCGACGCAGAAGTCCCGAGCGGGGGCTAG
- the lepB gene encoding signal peptidase I yields the protein MARRQRPHQHLADLLAETRRIARRNKRKLGSHLLAEITALQGEAKNALASGDEARIARATAALESAASKHLEGLRRSFAREAFEMVLVALLLAVAVRLFVVEAFRIPSGSMVPTLLPGDVVLVDKSAYGVRLPGGTELLPGALPARGEVIVFENPAQAGEVMIKRVAGLPGDVITLVDERVHIGGLAQPRQLVAERFDYWNYRDELRYWHPQSGNLYLEELGGRRYATIHSRLLPRPRPGEGPFEVPAGHLFVLGDNRDDSADGRTDGGWYVPLAAVRGRASIVALSWGRGGLWPWGDEGLRFGRILRAVDGQVVQPGALPLHDAAASLRLALEEEGVAGPAAPPEPPAVAPAPAPERERQELRPSRPRPDALPASAPVEPAAEEAPAPAEAPAPSGAGSEQQRDGADGLAAA from the coding sequence TTGGCCCGTCGGCAGCGGCCCCACCAGCACCTCGCCGATCTCCTCGCCGAAACCCGGCGAATCGCGCGGCGCAACAAGCGCAAGCTGGGCTCCCATCTGCTCGCGGAGATCACCGCGCTGCAGGGGGAGGCGAAGAACGCCCTGGCCTCCGGCGACGAAGCCCGGATCGCCAGGGCCACCGCCGCCCTCGAATCCGCCGCCTCGAAGCACCTCGAAGGGCTGCGCCGCTCCTTCGCCCGCGAGGCGTTCGAGATGGTGCTGGTGGCGCTCCTCCTCGCGGTGGCGGTGCGCCTCTTCGTGGTGGAGGCCTTCCGGATCCCCTCGGGCTCGATGGTGCCCACGCTCCTGCCCGGCGACGTGGTTCTCGTCGACAAGTCGGCGTACGGGGTCCGTCTCCCGGGCGGAACGGAGCTCCTCCCAGGGGCGCTGCCGGCGCGGGGCGAGGTGATCGTCTTCGAGAATCCCGCGCAGGCAGGCGAGGTGATGATCAAGCGGGTCGCCGGCCTGCCCGGCGACGTGATCACCCTCGTCGACGAGCGGGTCCACATCGGCGGCCTGGCGCAGCCGCGGCAGCTGGTGGCGGAGCGCTTCGACTACTGGAACTACCGCGACGAGCTGCGCTACTGGCATCCGCAGAGCGGTAACCTCTACCTCGAGGAGCTGGGCGGGCGGCGCTACGCCACGATCCACTCGCGACTCTTGCCCAGGCCGCGGCCCGGCGAGGGTCCCTTCGAGGTGCCGGCGGGCCATCTCTTCGTCCTCGGCGACAACCGCGACGACTCCGCCGACGGCAGGACCGACGGCGGCTGGTACGTGCCACTCGCAGCCGTGCGGGGCAGGGCGTCGATCGTGGCGCTCTCCTGGGGCCGCGGCGGCCTCTGGCCCTGGGGCGACGAGGGCCTTCGCTTCGGCAGGATCCTGCGCGCCGTCGACGGGCAGGTGGTCCAGCCCGGTGCGCTTCCCCTCCACGACGCGGCGGCGAGCTTGCGGCTCGCGCTGGAGGAGGAGGGCGTCGCTGGCCCCGCAGCACCGCCGGAGCCGCCCGCGGTGGCACCGGCGCCAGCGCCGGAGCGCGAGCGGCAGGAGCTGCGCCCCTCGCGACCGCGCCCCGACGCGCTTCCCGCTTCTGCACCGGTGGAACCTGCAGCGGAGGAGGCCCCGGCGCCGGCCGAGGCACCTGCTCCGAGCGGCGCCGGCAGCGAGCAGCAGCGCGATGGCGCCGACGGGCTCGCTGCAGCCTGA
- the pyrR gene encoding bifunctional pyr operon transcriptional regulator/uracil phosphoribosyltransferase PyrR, giving the protein MSETRVLLDEAAIEEAVSALADWLLAANQGAEELCFVGIQRGGVPLAQRLAERIRAATGAEAPVGILDITLYRDDLGAHPVPQVGPTKITFPITGRPVVLVDDVLYTGRTVRAALDELTDFGRPRRVWLAVLAERPGRELPIQADFVGASVEAGPGDNIEVRLREQGGADEVVLHRRS; this is encoded by the coding sequence ATGAGCGAAACGCGCGTGCTGCTCGACGAGGCAGCGATCGAAGAGGCCGTCTCGGCATTGGCAGATTGGCTCCTCGCCGCCAACCAGGGCGCGGAGGAGCTCTGCTTCGTCGGGATCCAGCGCGGCGGCGTGCCCCTGGCGCAGCGCCTCGCCGAGCGGATCCGGGCGGCGACCGGCGCCGAAGCGCCGGTGGGCATCCTCGACATCACCCTCTACCGCGACGACCTCGGCGCCCACCCGGTGCCGCAGGTGGGGCCCACGAAGATCACCTTCCCGATCACCGGCCGCCCGGTGGTGCTGGTGGACGACGTGCTCTACACCGGCAGGACCGTGCGCGCCGCCCTCGACGAGCTCACCGATTTCGGCAGGCCGCGCCGGGTCTGGCTGGCGGTCCTCGCGGAGCGCCCGGGCCGGGAGCTTCCGATCCAGGCGGATTTCGTCGGCGCTTCGGTCGAGGCAGGCCCCGGCGACAACATCGAGGTGCGCCTGCGCGAGCAGGGCGGGGCGGACGAAGTGGTGCTGCACCGGCGGTCCTGA
- the clsB gene encoding cardiolipin synthase ClsB yields MGRGEPPGEITAEGAARPYAALRVGTHRLAILRDGAQTYHAMLEAIRAARSAILFETYILRDDETGRRFAEALCERSRAGVEVSLLYDAWGSDVSDEFLEELHAAGVRTLAYHPLRFHGRLAAFFARIYRRDHRKILVVDGTVGFTGGVNISDDYAVWGEEKRGWRDTHLRLEGPAVAELQFRFLRAWRRHRGAPIDERRHESRGRRPDPLVRIVGTALPGQHGAIGRVYRKSIARAQQRIRITNAYFLPTIRVIRALRHAARRGVDVRVIVAGTTDVPAVRFASRALYEAFLKAGVRIFEWHGRVLHAKTATIDGSWSTVGSSNLDTLSLRVNLEVNAVIEDAAFAAALERMFEEDLAHCREVTMADWHARPLWERVVGGFALLFRRWL; encoded by the coding sequence GTGGGCCGAGGCGAGCCGCCGGGCGAGATCACCGCAGAGGGAGCGGCACGGCCCTACGCGGCGCTGCGGGTGGGCACCCACCGCCTCGCGATCCTGCGGGACGGCGCGCAGACCTACCACGCGATGCTCGAGGCGATCCGGGCGGCGCGCTCCGCCATCCTCTTCGAGACCTACATCCTCCGGGACGACGAGACGGGCCGCCGCTTCGCCGAAGCGCTCTGCGAGCGATCCCGGGCCGGGGTCGAGGTGAGCCTGCTCTACGACGCGTGGGGCTCCGACGTCTCGGACGAGTTCCTCGAGGAGCTCCACGCTGCGGGGGTCCGGACGCTGGCCTACCACCCGCTCCGCTTCCACGGCAGGCTGGCCGCGTTCTTCGCGCGGATCTACCGCCGCGACCACCGGAAGATCCTCGTGGTCGACGGCACCGTCGGCTTCACCGGCGGCGTCAACATCAGCGACGACTACGCCGTCTGGGGAGAGGAGAAGCGGGGCTGGCGCGACACCCACCTCCGCCTCGAGGGCCCCGCCGTCGCCGAGCTCCAATTCCGCTTCCTCCGGGCCTGGCGCCGCCACCGGGGCGCGCCCATCGACGAGCGCCGCCACGAGAGCAGGGGGCGCAGGCCCGATCCGCTGGTGCGGATCGTGGGGACGGCGCTGCCGGGCCAGCACGGCGCCATCGGCAGGGTCTACCGCAAGTCGATCGCCCGGGCGCAGCAGCGGATCCGGATCACCAACGCCTACTTCCTGCCGACGATCCGGGTGATCCGCGCGCTCCGCCATGCCGCCCGGCGCGGGGTGGACGTGCGGGTGATCGTGGCGGGCACCACCGACGTGCCGGCGGTGCGCTTCGCCTCCCGCGCCCTGTACGAGGCCTTCCTCAAGGCCGGGGTCCGGATCTTCGAGTGGCACGGCAGGGTGCTCCATGCCAAGACCGCCACCATCGACGGGAGCTGGTCGACGGTGGGCTCCTCGAACCTCGACACCCTCTCGCTGCGGGTGAATCTCGAGGTGAACGCGGTGATCGAGGATGCCGCCTTCGCCGCTGCGCTGGAGCGGATGTTCGAGGAGGATCTCGCCCACTGCAGGGAGGTGACGATGGCCGACTGGCACGCCAGGCCCCTCTGGGAACGGGTGGTGGGCGGCTTCGCGCTCCTCTTCCGGCGCTGGCTGTAG
- a CDS encoding aspartate carbamoyltransferase catalytic subunit, with translation MAHPRQHLLGIESLARQEIESILDSATSMKEVLRRDIKKVPALRGKTVINCFFESSTRTRSSFEIAAKILSADAVNWSSSGSSTSKGETLIDTAKNLEAMRPDIIVIRHGASGAPNLVASRVGCAVVNAGDGAHEHPSQALLDAFTLRERWGSLEGRTVAIVGDIRHSRVARSNVYCLQRLGAKVRLCGPPTMLPLGVEALGCEVTSDLRTAVGGADAVMMLRIQTERISESLFPTGREYSRYYGLSRAKLDWLKEDALVLHPGPINRGVELEPEVADGDRSVILDQVENGVAVRMAILLRAAGAGPEATSA, from the coding sequence ATGGCCCACCCCCGCCAGCACCTCCTCGGAATCGAGTCCCTTGCCCGGCAGGAGATCGAGTCGATCCTCGATTCCGCCACCTCGATGAAAGAGGTGCTCCGCCGCGACATCAAGAAGGTCCCGGCGCTCCGGGGCAAGACGGTGATCAACTGCTTCTTCGAGAGCTCGACGCGCACCCGCTCGAGCTTCGAGATCGCAGCCAAGATCCTCTCCGCCGACGCGGTGAATTGGAGCTCCTCGGGCTCCTCCACCAGCAAGGGCGAGACGCTGATCGACACCGCGAAGAACCTCGAGGCGATGCGCCCGGACATCATCGTGATCCGGCATGGCGCCTCCGGCGCGCCGAACCTGGTCGCGTCGCGGGTCGGGTGCGCGGTGGTCAACGCCGGCGACGGCGCCCACGAGCATCCCTCCCAGGCGCTGCTCGATGCCTTCACCCTGCGGGAGCGGTGGGGCTCGCTCGAGGGGCGCACGGTCGCCATCGTCGGCGACATCCGCCACAGCCGCGTCGCCCGCTCCAACGTCTACTGCCTCCAGCGCCTCGGCGCGAAGGTGCGGCTCTGCGGCCCGCCGACGATGCTGCCGCTGGGCGTCGAGGCCCTCGGCTGCGAGGTCACCTCCGACCTGCGCACCGCGGTGGGCGGCGCCGACGCGGTGATGATGCTCCGGATCCAGACCGAGCGGATCTCCGAGAGCCTCTTCCCCACCGGCCGCGAATACTCCCGGTACTACGGCCTCTCCCGCGCCAAGCTCGATTGGCTGAAGGAGGACGCGCTCGTCCTCCACCCCGGCCCGATCAACCGCGGCGTGGAGCTCGAGCCCGAGGTCGCCGACGGCGATCGGTCGGTGATCCTCGACCAGGTCGAGAACGGCGTGGCGGTGCGCATGGCCATCCTCCTGCGCGCGGCAGGCGCAGGCCCCGAGGCAACCTCCGCATGA
- a CDS encoding dihydroorotase yields the protein MRPEMIVLQNGRVLDPATGVDGARTVRIENGRIAAIDDPGARQPAGAQVLDCAGRWIVPGLVDLHVHLREPGEEYKETILSGLRSAVAGGFTAVVSMPNTKPVIDNAHLVRFVLDKAKEAGLAKVYPSGATTKGQKGEALAEYGDMKSAGAVMMTDDGHPVMNPGIMRRALEYAKAFDLPIMVHEEDLNLAAGGCMHEGTVSMRLGLKGFPAAAEDVMVLRDIELASLTGGRLHIGHLSTAGAVRAVREAKRRGLRVTAEATPHHFTLTDEAVATYDTNAKMCPPLRSQEHVDAVLEGLADGTIDAIATDHAPHSSVEKDVEFERASNGIVGLETAVPLTLALVRRGVIGEKRAIELLSTGPCRAFGLPGGTLAVGAAADVTVIDPAAEWTVEPASFESKGRNSPFGGWKVQGRAVLVMVDGRIVHGGEQRSR from the coding sequence ATGAGGCCCGAGATGATCGTCCTCCAGAACGGCCGCGTGCTCGATCCCGCGACCGGCGTCGACGGCGCGCGCACGGTGCGCATCGAGAACGGGCGGATCGCCGCCATCGACGATCCCGGCGCCCGGCAGCCCGCCGGGGCGCAGGTGCTCGACTGCGCCGGCAGGTGGATCGTGCCGGGTCTCGTCGATCTGCACGTGCACCTGCGCGAGCCCGGCGAGGAGTACAAGGAGACCATCCTCTCCGGCCTGCGCTCCGCCGTGGCCGGCGGCTTCACCGCCGTGGTCTCGATGCCGAACACCAAACCGGTGATCGACAACGCCCACCTGGTGCGCTTCGTCCTCGACAAGGCGAAGGAGGCGGGGCTGGCGAAGGTCTACCCCTCGGGCGCCACCACGAAGGGCCAGAAGGGCGAGGCGCTCGCCGAGTACGGCGACATGAAGAGCGCCGGCGCGGTGATGATGACCGACGACGGCCATCCGGTGATGAACCCCGGGATCATGCGCCGCGCCCTCGAATACGCGAAGGCCTTCGACCTGCCGATCATGGTCCACGAGGAGGACCTGAACCTGGCGGCTGGTGGCTGCATGCACGAGGGCACGGTCTCGATGCGCCTCGGCCTCAAGGGCTTCCCGGCAGCGGCGGAGGACGTGATGGTCCTCCGCGACATCGAGCTCGCGTCGCTGACCGGCGGTCGCCTCCACATCGGCCACCTCTCCACCGCAGGCGCCGTGCGCGCGGTGCGGGAGGCGAAGCGCCGCGGCCTGCGGGTCACCGCCGAGGCCACGCCGCACCACTTCACGCTCACCGACGAAGCGGTGGCCACCTACGACACCAACGCGAAGATGTGCCCGCCGCTCCGCTCGCAGGAGCACGTGGACGCGGTGCTCGAGGGGCTGGCGGACGGGACCATCGACGCGATCGCCACCGACCATGCGCCGCATTCCTCGGTGGAGAAGGACGTGGAGTTCGAGCGGGCGTCGAACGGCATCGTCGGGCTGGAAACCGCCGTCCCCCTCACCTTGGCGCTGGTGCGGCGGGGCGTGATCGGCGAGAAGCGCGCGATCGAGTTGCTGAGCACCGGTCCGTGCCGGGCGTTCGGCCTGCCGGGCGGCACCCTGGCCGTCGGTGCAGCGGCCGACGTCACGGTGATCGACCCTGCGGCGGAATGGACCGTGGAGCCGGCATCGTTCGAGTCGAAAGGCAGGAACAGTCCGTTCGGCGGCTGGAAGGTCCAGGGCCGCGCGGTCCTGGTCATGGTCGACGGGCGGATCGTCCACGGCGGCGAGCAGAGGAGCAGGTGA
- the carA gene encoding glutamine-hydrolyzing carbamoyl-phosphate synthase small subunit, whose product MGISRRKAILALADGTVFVGRAFGAESETVGEVVFNTSMTGYQEILTDPSYVGQIVTFTYPEQGNVGVNALDEESVQPHAVGMICKHASLGPSNYRSEAPLQKYLVEHGLPGIEGIDTRMLVRHLRDHGAQMGVLSTLEGAEPRALVEKARSAPGMGGQDLATGISTKQAYEFTTPLGDPLEGAAQAPEARFHVVAYDYGLKKSMLQLLVDAGCKVTVVPSHTPASEALARKPDGIFLTNGPGDPAAVTYAAPIVRELLGQVPIFGICLGHQILSLAVGAKTYKLKFGHRGGNQPVMDLETGKVEITAQNHGFAVDAESLAGTGAHVTHVSLNDGTVEGIAIPAKRAFSVQHHPESSPGPHDARYLFERFVRLMEGGGARS is encoded by the coding sequence ATGGGTATCTCGAGGCGCAAGGCCATCCTCGCATTGGCGGATGGCACGGTCTTCGTCGGTCGTGCCTTCGGCGCCGAGAGCGAGACCGTGGGCGAGGTGGTCTTCAACACCTCGATGACCGGCTACCAGGAGATCCTCACCGATCCCTCGTACGTCGGGCAGATCGTCACCTTCACCTACCCGGAGCAGGGGAACGTGGGCGTGAACGCCCTCGACGAGGAGTCGGTGCAGCCCCATGCCGTCGGCATGATCTGCAAGCACGCCAGCCTTGGCCCCTCGAACTACCGGTCCGAGGCGCCGCTGCAGAAGTACCTGGTGGAGCACGGCCTCCCCGGCATCGAGGGGATCGACACCCGGATGCTGGTGCGTCACCTCCGCGACCACGGCGCGCAGATGGGCGTGCTCTCCACCCTCGAAGGCGCCGAGCCCCGGGCGCTGGTGGAGAAGGCCCGCAGCGCCCCCGGCATGGGCGGCCAGGACCTCGCCACCGGCATCTCGACGAAGCAGGCCTACGAGTTCACCACGCCGCTGGGCGATCCCCTCGAGGGCGCGGCGCAGGCCCCCGAGGCCCGCTTCCACGTGGTGGCCTACGACTACGGCCTGAAGAAGTCGATGCTGCAGCTCCTCGTCGACGCCGGCTGCAAGGTCACCGTGGTCCCCTCGCACACGCCGGCGAGCGAGGCCCTCGCCCGCAAGCCCGACGGCATCTTCCTCACCAACGGCCCCGGCGACCCGGCGGCGGTGACCTACGCCGCGCCCATCGTCCGCGAGCTCCTCGGCCAGGTGCCCATCTTCGGCATCTGCCTCGGCCACCAGATCCTCTCCCTGGCCGTCGGCGCGAAGACCTACAAGCTCAAGTTCGGCCACCGCGGCGGCAACCAGCCGGTGATGGATCTCGAGACGGGCAAAGTGGAGATCACCGCGCAGAACCACGGCTTCGCCGTCGACGCGGAGAGCCTCGCCGGCACCGGCGCCCACGTGACCCACGTCTCCTTGAACGACGGCACGGTCGAAGGCATCGCCATCCCGGCGAAGCGCGCCTTCAGCGTGCAGCACCACCCCGAGTCGTCGCCGGGGCCGCACGACGCGCGTTATCTCTTCGAGCGCTTCGTCCGCCTGATGGAGGGTGGGGGCGCCCGCTCGTGA